Within the Halichoerus grypus chromosome 2, mHalGry1.hap1.1, whole genome shotgun sequence genome, the region gaaatgtgtTCAAAATCATTTCAATATTGTGATTTGAAgtttatttataacaaaataaagcaTTTCTATTGAGATTCTGGGAATAAGGGCTTTTATATGAATGCTGTCATCATCATCCTCAGACATTCTTAATTCTTGAAAGACCAGTAACCACAGCAATTTTACCACTCCTTTGATGGCTCTCCTCTGAAACCCGTCAATAAATGTTTAACTAGCATGaccaaaaagaatttttaacataAGATTTTAAGATTAATGTAACCTCAGttttactttaaatatgaagTGCATTTCCTGGAATAATAGTATATTGTGCTATTTTGTGTGACTTCCCTGAAAATGTTGTGCAATCATAATGCGTTTATGAACACTATGGTAAATGTAAATCATTTAGAATATTCACCTTAGCAAAACGTGATATAAAATCAAAACAGGGAAGAGAaccatttaattaaatattttcaacacaGTAGTCCATTAcataagtaaaagaataaaattttgcccTGGTACCCTCTTAGGAAACAAATTACTGAATTTTATGGACTATCAAAGGGGAAATGGAGGTATCTCTTTTGAAATAACtatcatcaataaaataattaattttaatgatattttacatatttaagtttaaaaagtctTCTAAACAGTTTCCCAGCTATCAGTTTGCCCAAGGCCATTTGTATATCCCAGTTTCTCAGGCTGTAAATAAGAGGATTCATGGTGGGGGGTAACACAGTGTAAAGTACTGATATCAACACTTTCAGTGAAGatgaagatttaaaatttttagctaAATATGTGATAATCCCAGAAAAGAAGAACAATGTCACCACAGTGAGGTGGGGCAGGCAGGTTGAAAGACTTTTCACTCTGCCCTTTGCAGATGGGACTCTTAGAACAgtagaaaaaatgtaaacataagatacaaccaataaaataaaacatataaatccAAAACAACAACTACCAATTATAAATGCATATTCTAGAGTTTGCTCCCCAGAACAAGCAAGCGTGAGCAGTGATGGCACATCACAAAAGAATTGATGCACTATGTTGGAAccacagaaatggacagaaaatgtGCCTGCTACATGGATGGATCCATAGACACCCCCACTGAACCATGATGCTGTCACCATCTGCACACAGGCACCTCTATTCATGATGGCCTCATAGCGCAGAGGACAGCAGATGGCTGCATAGCGATCATAGGACATCACCAGAAGGAGGGCAAACTCTGCTccagcaaagaaaacaacaagGAAAACCTGTGAGGCGCATCCCACGAAGGAGATGGAATGGCTGTTGGTCAGAGAGTTCATGACGGATTTGGGGACAGTGACAGAGATGTAACAGATATCAATCAAAGACAAATTCttcaggaagaagtacatgggggttTGGAGATGCTGGTCAATGGTGGTGAGGGTGATAATGAGGAGGTTCCCCATCAGCGCCGCCAGGTAAACCAGGGAGAAGAACGCAGCATAAAGTCTCTGTAGCACCTGATCCTCAGGGAATCCCACGAGCAAGAATGTTGTTATGTTGGTCATGGTGGCTAATTTCTTAGTCTCACTGATTCTTATCTgcagaaataaaaacactgataACTAATCCATTCAGATATTGTCATATTCATCTCTACTTAATGCTTAAGACATTTTGATTCTGAATGAGGTGTAGCCCATCAGAATACTACCACAGAAATACATCACATAGACCCCCACCACCCATATAACAGTATTTACAGAGGGGTCAATGAGATATGGCTGGCTTTGAGCACAATTTAAGGAGTCAGAAAACGCAGAAAAATTCTGCCTGTTGTTTAtttcagaacaacaacaacaacaatttttcattttcttgacttaGGAGCCTAGCAGAGAGGTACAAAACCTTTGGGACAAATCTGCCTAGAAAGCTGCTAACATACTTCACAGGTGCAggtgaaataacaaaaataaagttatctTCCATGATGACTGCTTCCAGAGATCATTGGTCAAACACTGGtcttgacaaaaataaaaaaataaaacaaaatacaaatataaatgtttGTGTATGTCAAATGAGATTAGGCAGGCAGAAGGCAGAATAGAAGAGAAGCAAACTGGGATGCTAAATTTCCATCTTGATATTAAATACAGATActaatgataaaaatagaaaatgcccAAAATGTACCATTCTGACTATCCCATGATAAATCAATTCATGTGATATTTTACTTATTCAATCACTATAACATAACAGCACAACAGTGTCTTGCTTATGACCATAAAATTAGTCTTTCAATAACCACTTAATAATGAGTCAAGGCCACTTATATAATATTTTGTCTCCTTGACTCTTTCGTTTAAACAAAACGTAAGTGGCCTGGGCACACAGAGACAAGTAAGATAAGCAAAACATTTTCTATTCCCCTTGGCTCTtgaaataaaatggatgaaaaatgcCCTCACCAATTATTACAGATGATATAGACAGCAATTTAAAATTCCTTCCTCCTgaggacaaaagaagaaaatgcttgAGC harbors:
- the LOC118518905 gene encoding olfactory receptor 14A16-like, encoding MTNITTFLLVGFPEDQVLQRLYAAFFSLVYLAALMGNLLIITLTTIDQHLQTPMYFFLKNLSLIDICYISVTVPKSVMNSLTNSHSISFVGCASQVFLVVFFAGAEFALLLVMSYDRYAAICCPLRYEAIMNRGACVQMVTASWFSGGVYGSIHVAGTFSVHFCGSNIVHQFFCDVPSLLTLACSGEQTLEYAFIIGSCCFGFICFILLVVSYVYIFSTVLRVPSAKGRVKSLSTCLPHLTVVTLFFFSGIITYLAKNFKSSSSLKVLISVLYTVLPPTMNPLIYSLRNWDIQMALGKLIAGKLFRRLFKLKYVKYH